Proteins from a single region of Chlamydia buteonis:
- a CDS encoding tetratricopeptide repeat protein, translated as MWLVILWALVASLTTALVFKVYCHVSRFRRYAAQVIREVHLSMELKEWSVAEQKLLPILKKRCYRRQCLFDYMRILRNLSRFDEVEKLLDEARRLNLRGPQFLLEIAYKAYRHGAYKESCHAFSLVSKDIFEEQDVAKYASALVHVGNLDAACSVIEPWISPLSHQETYITVGDIYFISKRYKDAIEFYNRAYTLGPCPLKVIYNLAHSSRICGNYLEAGKLFRKLLSEPAYKEESLFNIGLCEQKQGRSKKALLIYQSSDLWSRGDALLMKHAALAAMDQGDHHLAEYCWNLAFQCCTYAEDWQCSLGYGFSLCCLKKYSDAEKMYLKVIQKFPNCPTACKALAWLSGVGYASIVTAEAGLEYAKKALQLNHSSETLELLSACEARSGNFDAAYEIQAFLSAQDVSLQQKKRRSQIMRNLRRKLPLNHQHVVEVDTLLAA; from the coding sequence ATGTGGCTAGTCATCCTATGGGCTTTAGTTGCAAGTTTGACAACAGCTTTAGTTTTTAAAGTCTATTGTCACGTTTCCCGTTTCCGTCGTTATGCAGCTCAGGTGATTCGAGAGGTTCATTTGAGCATGGAGCTGAAGGAGTGGTCTGTCGCAGAACAAAAACTCTTGCCCATCTTAAAAAAACGTTGTTACCGTCGTCAGTGTTTATTTGATTACATGCGTATTCTTCGCAATTTGAGTCGCTTTGACGAGGTAGAAAAACTATTAGACGAAGCACGCAGGTTAAATTTACGCGGGCCTCAATTTTTGTTAGAGATAGCCTACAAAGCGTACCGTCATGGTGCGTATAAAGAATCTTGTCACGCCTTTTCTTTAGTTTCGAAAGATATATTTGAAGAACAAGATGTCGCGAAGTATGCATCAGCTTTAGTGCATGTAGGGAACTTAGATGCTGCGTGTAGTGTGATTGAACCGTGGATTTCTCCTCTATCCCATCAAGAGACCTACATTACTGTTGGAGATATTTATTTTATATCTAAGCGGTACAAAGACGCTATAGAGTTTTATAATCGTGCCTATACTTTAGGCCCGTGCCCTTTAAAAGTTATCTATAATTTGGCTCACTCTTCTCGTATTTGTGGTAATTATTTAGAGGCAGGAAAGCTATTTCGCAAGTTATTGTCAGAGCCGGCTTACAAAGAGGAGTCTCTATTCAACATCGGTTTATGTGAACAAAAACAAGGTCGATCTAAAAAAGCTTTACTTATTTATCAAAGCAGTGATTTGTGGTCCCGAGGAGATGCTCTGTTGATGAAGCACGCTGCTTTAGCAGCTATGGATCAAGGTGATCACCATCTAGCTGAGTATTGCTGGAATTTAGCATTTCAATGTTGTACATATGCTGAGGATTGGCAATGTAGTTTAGGTTATGGCTTTAGTTTATGTTGTTTGAAGAAATATTCTGATGCCGAAAAGATGTACCTTAAAGTGATTCAGAAGTTCCCTAATTGTCCTACGGCATGCAAGGCTTTAGCCTGGCTGTCAGGGGTTGGATATGCATCAATAGTGACAGCAGAAGCTGGTTTAGAGTACGCAAAAAAGGCTCTGCAGCTCAATCATTCCTCAGAAACTTTAGAATTATTGAGTGCTTGTGAAGCTCGTTCAGGGAATTTTGACGCTGCTTATGAAATACAAGCATTTTTGTCAGCACAAGATGTTTCTTTGCAGCAAAAGAAGCGTCGTTCGCAAATTATGCGTAATTTACGCCGAAAGCTACCTTTGAATCATCAGCATGTTGTAGAAGTAGACACGCTACTTGCTGCTTAA
- the brnQ gene encoding branched-chain amino acid transport system II carrier protein produces the protein MNKNASNRASSKKELSVWSIGGSIFAMFFGAGNIVFPLALGYHYHAHPWFACFGMILSAVCVPLLGLFSMLLYSGDYKTFFSSIGKMPGMFFIIAILCLIGPFGGIPRAIAVSHATLVSLSDSKTTLIPNLPVFSLICCVLIYLFACKLSKLIQWLGSVFFPVMLVTLIWIIFKGLVIPANPSFMASASPREAWLAGIIEGFNTMDLLAAFFFCSIVLISIRQLLENGEASDETPLNFQKINKKDKRTLGLAFALAAALLGLIYLGFALCASRHAGLLAHVSKGQILGRISAIALGPNSLLTGVCVFVACLTTEIALVGIFADFVARIISSKRMTYSNAVIFTLIPSYLISILNFENISLLLLPLLQLSYPALIALTCGSIAYKLWNFRHVQALFYLTLSLTIVLRLVS, from the coding sequence ATGAATAAAAACGCTTCTAATAGGGCTAGTTCTAAAAAAGAGCTCTCTGTTTGGTCGATAGGAGGCTCTATTTTCGCCATGTTCTTTGGAGCGGGCAATATAGTATTTCCACTAGCCTTGGGTTATCATTACCATGCTCATCCCTGGTTTGCTTGTTTCGGCATGATCCTTAGCGCAGTCTGCGTTCCCCTACTAGGCTTATTCAGTATGCTATTGTATTCCGGAGATTACAAAACTTTTTTTTCTTCCATTGGAAAAATGCCTGGAATGTTTTTCATCATAGCAATTTTATGTTTGATAGGTCCTTTTGGAGGGATACCTAGAGCGATCGCCGTTTCGCATGCCACTTTAGTGTCGCTATCGGATTCAAAAACAACATTAATTCCTAATCTTCCTGTTTTTAGTTTGATTTGTTGTGTTTTGATTTATCTATTTGCTTGCAAACTCAGTAAACTTATCCAATGGTTAGGGTCTGTATTTTTCCCAGTGATGTTAGTTACTCTTATTTGGATAATCTTTAAAGGATTAGTAATTCCCGCAAATCCTAGCTTTATGGCATCAGCAAGTCCCAGAGAAGCTTGGTTAGCGGGGATTATAGAAGGCTTCAATACTATGGACCTTCTTGCAGCCTTCTTCTTTTGCTCTATTGTTTTAATTTCTATAAGACAACTACTAGAAAATGGAGAAGCTAGTGATGAAACACCTTTAAACTTTCAAAAAATCAATAAAAAAGACAAACGCACTTTAGGTTTAGCTTTTGCTTTAGCTGCAGCACTTCTCGGATTAATTTATCTAGGATTTGCGTTGTGTGCTTCTCGGCACGCAGGTTTGCTAGCCCATGTAAGTAAAGGACAGATTTTAGGAAGAATTTCTGCTATTGCTCTCGGACCAAATAGTTTATTAACCGGTGTATGTGTGTTTGTAGCTTGCTTAACGACAGAGATAGCTTTAGTTGGGATCTTTGCTGACTTTGTAGCCCGCATCATCTCATCAAAAAGAATGACGTACTCTAATGCAGTAATTTTCACTCTGATACCCTCATACCTAATTTCTATTTTAAACTTCGAAAATATCAGTCTCCTTCTATTACCTTTACTACAGCTAAGTTATCCTGCATTAATCGCTTTGACTTGCGGAAGTATTGCTTATAAGTTGTGGAATTTCCGACACGTCCAAGCTTTGTTTTATTTAACCCTCTCTCTTACAATCGTTTTACGATTGGTGAGTTGA
- a CDS encoding phage holin family protein: MPFAKEAEMQRTCWKCEGSVSMHMPQCPYCSAFLQDPPIASGGFSSCHISFPEGSAKGESEDLFAVSSEDWEAVLSDQNTFQKPTEQSESDWSWLQHWPLVALFLGAGLLAFAMIILLFATDAGLTLTWPKNRAYVYGLLGAIFTYRGYLKLSQ; the protein is encoded by the coding sequence ATGCCGTTTGCTAAAGAAGCAGAGATGCAGCGCACGTGTTGGAAGTGTGAAGGTAGCGTATCCATGCACATGCCCCAGTGTCCTTATTGCAGCGCATTCCTTCAAGATCCTCCAATAGCTTCAGGAGGATTTTCTTCGTGCCACATTTCTTTCCCAGAAGGCTCTGCAAAGGGAGAATCTGAAGATCTTTTTGCTGTTTCTTCAGAAGATTGGGAAGCTGTTCTTAGTGATCAAAATACTTTCCAAAAGCCTACCGAACAATCTGAATCTGATTGGAGTTGGTTACAGCATTGGCCACTTGTTGCGCTATTTTTAGGGGCAGGGCTTCTTGCCTTTGCGATGATTATCCTGTTGTTTGCTACCGATGCTGGATTGACTTTGACGTGGCCTAAAAATCGTGCCTATGTTTATGGACTTTTAGGTGCTATATTTACTTATCGGGGCTACTTAAAGCTTTCTCAGTAA
- the mnmE gene encoding tRNA uridine-5-carboxymethylaminomethyl(34) synthesis GTPase MnmE, translating into MIKNDTIAAIATPPGEGSIAIVRISGPEAIQITDKIFSGSVPSFSSHTAHLGTVSYNGQQIDQTLLLIMRAPRSFTGEDVVELQCHGGYFSCSQILAALIAEGARPALPGEFSQRAFLNGKIDLIQAEAIQNIIAADSLDAFHIAQNHFQGHFSKKVQKISSFIIESLAFIEVLADFPEEEQPDMKEPMNRLNEAILIIEDLIASFDQGQRIAQGTSIILAGHPNAGKSSLLNALTNKNRAIVTDIPGTTRDTLEETWMLQGKRIRLIDSAGQRETNNPIEQEGIERAIAAMEESEAILWVMDVTQPPPPLPEILMRKPSLLLWNKSDLATPPHIETTLPQLAVSAKTGAGIFELKQFIQKWMQKQQLGKNAKVFLVSSRHHTILQQMRAYLLSAQEGLQRQSPPEFIALELRQALQTTGNLSGSEINETILGEIFSRFCIGK; encoded by the coding sequence ATGATTAAAAACGATACTATTGCTGCCATAGCCACACCTCCAGGAGAAGGAAGTATTGCTATTGTCCGTATATCGGGCCCAGAAGCTATTCAAATCACAGACAAAATTTTCTCCGGATCCGTACCATCTTTTTCTTCCCATACGGCACATCTAGGCACGGTAAGTTACAATGGCCAGCAAATCGATCAAACCCTTTTATTAATCATGCGAGCCCCGCGTTCATTCACAGGGGAAGATGTTGTCGAACTACAGTGTCATGGAGGCTATTTTTCCTGCTCCCAAATCTTAGCAGCTTTGATAGCCGAAGGAGCTCGCCCTGCTCTCCCTGGAGAATTTTCTCAACGCGCATTTCTCAATGGAAAGATTGATCTTATTCAAGCAGAAGCTATTCAAAATATTATTGCTGCCGATAGTTTAGACGCATTTCATATAGCGCAGAACCATTTCCAAGGACACTTCTCAAAGAAAGTTCAGAAGATTTCTTCGTTTATTATTGAATCTTTAGCCTTTATTGAAGTTCTTGCGGATTTCCCTGAAGAAGAACAGCCGGATATGAAGGAACCGATGAATCGACTAAATGAGGCTATTTTGATCATCGAAGACCTCATTGCTAGTTTTGATCAAGGGCAAAGGATTGCTCAAGGAACGAGTATTATATTAGCAGGCCACCCTAATGCAGGAAAATCTTCTCTTCTTAACGCACTGACTAATAAAAATCGCGCCATCGTTACGGATATCCCCGGAACTACAAGAGATACATTAGAAGAAACCTGGATGTTACAAGGGAAACGTATTCGACTTATCGACTCTGCAGGACAGCGAGAAACCAATAATCCTATAGAACAAGAAGGTATTGAGCGTGCAATTGCTGCTATGGAAGAGTCCGAAGCAATTCTTTGGGTTATGGATGTCACACAACCTCCACCACCTCTTCCAGAAATCTTAATGCGAAAACCTTCCCTCCTTCTTTGGAACAAATCAGATCTAGCAACACCACCTCATATTGAAACTACCTTACCTCAATTAGCTGTCTCAGCAAAAACAGGGGCGGGTATTTTTGAGCTCAAACAATTTATCCAAAAATGGATGCAAAAACAACAGTTGGGCAAGAATGCAAAAGTCTTTCTTGTTTCTTCGCGACATCATACAATACTACAACAAATGCGTGCATATTTGCTCTCAGCTCAGGAAGGACTGCAGCGTCAATCCCCCCCTGAGTTTATTGCTTTAGAATTAAGACAAGCTCTTCAGACTACAGGGAATCTTTCTGGATCTGAAATTAATGAAACTATACTGGGAGAAATTTTTAGCAGGTTTTGTATTGGGAAATAG
- a CDS encoding endonuclease III domain-containing protein — protein sequence MKLYWEKFLAGFVLGNRDCIKNFILSTLNELFPDPQPSLTGWRTPFQLLVAILLSGNSTDKAVNAVTPRLFSLAPDAQTLVQLPLENLYSIISPCGLGRRKAAYLHNLTKILLEKYNGEPPASLELLTQLPGVGRKTASVFLGIIYEIPTFPVDTHILRLSQRWEISNKRSPSAAEKDLVLFFGEANSPKLHLQLIYYAREYCPALYHDTNKCKICAYLIRRSYKKNKQNPLRNNMFRF from the coding sequence ATGAAACTATACTGGGAGAAATTTTTAGCAGGTTTTGTATTGGGAAATAGAGATTGTATTAAAAATTTTATTCTTTCCACTTTAAACGAGCTATTTCCTGATCCGCAACCGTCGTTAACGGGGTGGAGAACTCCGTTTCAGCTCCTTGTTGCTATTTTACTTTCAGGAAATTCTACCGATAAAGCTGTAAATGCTGTAACCCCAAGGTTGTTCTCCCTTGCTCCTGATGCGCAGACTTTAGTGCAACTGCCCTTAGAAAACTTATACTCCATAATCTCGCCTTGCGGCCTCGGCAGGAGAAAAGCTGCCTACTTACATAATTTAACAAAGATATTGTTAGAAAAATATAATGGGGAGCCCCCGGCTTCTCTAGAGCTATTAACACAATTGCCAGGAGTGGGGAGGAAAACTGCATCTGTTTTCTTAGGAATTATTTATGAAATACCAACCTTTCCTGTAGACACACATATCTTAAGATTATCCCAACGTTGGGAGATTTCTAATAAACGAAGTCCTTCAGCAGCAGAAAAAGATCTTGTTCTTTTTTTCGGAGAAGCTAATTCTCCAAAACTCCATTTACAACTCATCTACTACGCCAGAGAGTACTGCCCTGCTCTCTACCACGACACAAACAAATGCAAAATATGCGCGTATTTAATCAGAAGATCTTATAAAAAAAACAAACAAAACCCCTTGAGAAATAATATGTTCCGTTTTTAA
- a CDS encoding phosphatidylserine decarboxylase, with protein MKKLQYIDRLTNQRVTESVCYEKTMTFLYRSKLGKRLSTLLSRSPILSRIYGWIQKRSWTRRKIPGFVKRNHINTKDFKKSLSEFSSFNDFFTRELLPEARPIAQGDNICVTPVDGAYLIYSNIAEFGEFVVKSKRFSLSKLLGDPRLVEKYASGSVVFARLALFDYHRFHFPVDCLPGPTRTINGYLFSVHPMALKDNFNIFCENKRTLTELKTGAFGDVLYLEVGALNVGSIIQTYRPGEKYSKGDEKGFFEIGGSTVIVLFQPGSVQFDADLLKNSRMGLETRCLMGQSLGRSLRE; from the coding sequence GTGAAGAAACTGCAGTATATTGATCGCTTAACTAATCAAAGAGTAACGGAATCCGTATGTTATGAAAAAACTATGACGTTTCTATATAGATCTAAATTAGGAAAAAGACTATCCACGCTATTATCTAGATCTCCAATTCTGTCACGTATCTATGGTTGGATTCAAAAACGTTCTTGGACACGTAGAAAAATTCCCGGATTTGTAAAGAGAAATCATATCAACACAAAAGACTTCAAAAAATCTCTTTCCGAGTTTTCCTCTTTTAATGATTTTTTTACTAGAGAGCTCCTCCCTGAAGCGCGACCTATTGCTCAAGGAGATAATATCTGTGTGACACCTGTAGATGGTGCATATCTGATTTACTCGAACATAGCTGAATTTGGAGAATTCGTTGTTAAATCCAAGCGCTTTTCTCTTTCAAAACTTTTAGGAGACCCGAGACTTGTTGAAAAATATGCTTCCGGTAGTGTGGTTTTTGCCCGTTTAGCTCTTTTTGACTATCATCGTTTTCACTTCCCAGTAGATTGTTTACCGGGGCCAACGCGCACTATCAATGGATATTTATTTTCTGTACATCCGATGGCATTAAAAGATAATTTTAATATTTTTTGTGAAAATAAACGTACACTAACTGAGCTGAAAACTGGGGCATTTGGAGACGTACTTTACCTAGAAGTAGGGGCATTGAATGTTGGCTCTATTATTCAAACCTACAGACCTGGGGAAAAGTATTCTAAAGGTGATGAGAAAGGCTTTTTTGAGATAGGTGGCTCTACTGTTATTGTGTTGTTTCAACCGGGATCTGTGCAATTTGACGCAGACTTATTGAAGAATTCGCGAATGGGATTGGAAACGCGTTGCCTTATGGGACAATCTTTAGGGCGTTCTTTGAGAGAATAA
- a CDS encoding DEAD/DEAH box helicase, with amino-acid sequence MVLNALAGFRQTAMDYLATNRHDIALDFSGDCYNIRIPDEDSPDGDWVSTLKFSNIDNLTFASCSCPDGDCCVHLMTAFFSAYDAHGWLPLHHKFNLSFWYALFFKLFIEEARLHADGDKHYSITSSHVTLEISALSPEAFTEWLPIVHQSEEPNTPTEKTFPQSALYRIAKRFFFFAEAGAQLDLIENNQGFPSRFSLQWEGISLKGEILDFATLEYLFPKINFAQTSLPGNYQDFSVTNVRVAPEESKIYFTINPVKQDYKTQTITELGSVGYIAGSQLVILPAQETSVSIYVISLLPATLKKQILSLLHYDAEKRPIRYSIHFLRDSSLSFSAYLDTPGDLENGELIYPDFCYVPERGLFTIEGLLSPQISFIIKADQVEEFLNNEGSLIREPGFEVFTDQVPKGQLTYNITQQGVLLFHYNTGDPAAIDIHYGPWTYYSGQGFFLQRKADLEIQDGLIVEADQIPSFIMKHEVVLRTIPNFFAPTPPLKNLLFEVHKETKGSGLYLKPVFQGLEEENCRLFGVFLYRENLGFNLLPTPLQSLCSLPKKIPPEQVPDFINQNFQNDKLIFVNPQLCLPETFELVIRSITRPHPSSPLHLQLELKTNIGSILLGTALQALKNKRAFAFTKAGFLNFQDCLFQFLKQFISSQKCLIPENTVIATVTDIFKLDALAPLSTHEKIQASESDLAFFSQLKAACLPPIPQSLFSTDHKLRPYQNSGLLWLWFLYNHRLSGLLCDEMGLGKTHQATALLDIVFQSAEPTERPKFLVVCPTSVLPHWEHTLATHLPTVSIFSFHGPNKPEHLPPVDVIITSYGTLRQNYAKFYKISFTVTVFDEIHMAKNKNSQIHKILCRLDSQMKLGLTGTPIENNLLEFKGLLDIILPNYLPSDALFKKLFTKKHTAEVDDEIIPSQDLLLKLTRPFILRRTKKLVLPELPEKVESIIPCTLSPEQKKLYLSTLKREKAQIAQLESPEEQTVNYLHVFALLNHLKQICNHPAIFFKNPDKYREHESGKWEAFVRLLHDSLSSGYKVVVFSQYIHMIRIIMLYLEEIGVKYASIQGKSLNRKEEIEYFTTDPECRVFVGSLLAAGTGINLTAGNVVIMYDRWWNPAKENQALDRVHRIGQKNTVFIYKLMTEDTLEERIHYLIEKKIRLLDKVISTQDSNILHMLNREDLITILSYKDERGGVDGTISNTSEEDEASLF; translated from the coding sequence ATGGTTTTAAACGCTTTAGCTGGCTTTCGTCAAACAGCGATGGATTACCTCGCTACGAATCGCCACGACATTGCTTTAGATTTTTCTGGAGATTGTTACAATATCCGAATTCCTGATGAAGATTCTCCCGATGGAGATTGGGTCAGCACGTTAAAATTCAGTAACATAGACAATCTGACCTTTGCCTCATGCAGTTGCCCTGATGGGGATTGTTGTGTTCATTTGATGACCGCGTTCTTCTCTGCTTATGACGCACACGGATGGTTACCCCTACACCATAAATTTAACTTATCTTTCTGGTATGCACTATTCTTTAAGTTATTCATAGAGGAAGCGCGGCTACACGCTGATGGTGATAAACACTATTCTATAACATCTTCTCATGTCACTTTAGAGATTTCCGCACTGTCTCCCGAAGCTTTTACAGAATGGTTGCCTATCGTCCATCAATCTGAAGAGCCTAACACCCCTACTGAGAAAACCTTCCCACAATCCGCCCTATATCGTATAGCAAAACGCTTCTTTTTCTTCGCCGAAGCAGGAGCACAGTTAGATCTTATTGAAAATAATCAAGGATTCCCTTCGCGATTTTCTTTACAATGGGAAGGGATCTCTCTAAAAGGAGAGATTCTAGATTTCGCTACTTTAGAATACCTATTTCCTAAAATCAATTTCGCACAAACGTCTCTTCCTGGAAATTATCAAGATTTTTCTGTCACAAACGTGCGTGTAGCTCCTGAAGAATCTAAAATATATTTCACAATTAACCCTGTAAAACAGGATTATAAAACTCAGACTATAACAGAACTGGGTTCCGTCGGTTATATAGCAGGATCTCAACTGGTAATTTTGCCTGCACAAGAAACTTCTGTTTCTATCTATGTAATTTCCCTGCTTCCCGCAACATTGAAAAAACAGATACTATCTCTACTACATTATGACGCTGAGAAACGACCTATCCGCTACTCCATCCATTTCTTAAGGGATTCTTCTTTATCTTTTTCAGCATATTTAGACACCCCTGGCGATTTAGAAAATGGGGAATTAATCTACCCGGATTTTTGCTATGTGCCCGAAAGAGGACTATTCACAATAGAAGGACTACTCTCTCCTCAAATCTCATTTATTATTAAAGCAGATCAAGTTGAAGAGTTTTTAAATAACGAGGGTTCGTTAATTCGAGAACCAGGATTCGAAGTATTTACTGACCAAGTTCCTAAAGGGCAACTAACATATAACATTACACAACAAGGCGTTCTGTTATTCCATTACAATACAGGTGATCCTGCCGCTATCGACATTCATTATGGCCCTTGGACATATTACTCGGGGCAAGGTTTCTTCTTACAAAGAAAAGCTGATCTAGAGATTCAAGATGGTTTAATCGTAGAGGCCGACCAAATTCCTAGCTTCATTATGAAGCATGAGGTTGTGTTAAGGACTATTCCTAACTTCTTTGCTCCTACACCACCATTAAAAAATCTCTTGTTTGAAGTACATAAAGAAACTAAGGGGTCTGGGTTATATTTAAAGCCAGTATTTCAAGGGCTCGAAGAAGAAAATTGTCGGTTATTTGGTGTTTTCCTTTATCGAGAAAATCTCGGATTTAACTTACTCCCAACTCCTTTGCAGTCATTATGTTCCCTACCAAAGAAAATTCCTCCAGAACAAGTCCCTGATTTTATTAATCAGAATTTCCAAAACGATAAGCTGATATTTGTAAATCCTCAGCTTTGTCTACCTGAAACTTTTGAGCTTGTTATACGATCCATAACACGTCCTCACCCATCCTCTCCTTTGCATTTGCAGTTAGAACTCAAAACGAACATCGGTTCTATACTTTTAGGTACGGCACTACAAGCCCTAAAAAATAAAAGAGCTTTTGCTTTTACTAAGGCAGGTTTCTTAAATTTCCAAGACTGCCTATTCCAATTTTTAAAACAATTCATTTCTTCTCAAAAGTGTCTAATCCCTGAAAACACCGTAATAGCGACAGTTACTGATATTTTTAAATTGGATGCTTTAGCTCCGTTATCTACTCATGAAAAAATTCAAGCCAGTGAATCTGATCTAGCTTTCTTCTCGCAACTTAAAGCGGCATGTCTTCCTCCTATTCCACAAAGTCTGTTCTCTACTGATCATAAGCTGCGCCCGTACCAAAACAGTGGCTTATTATGGTTATGGTTCTTGTACAACCACCGTCTATCTGGACTACTTTGTGATGAGATGGGATTAGGGAAAACACACCAAGCTACAGCCCTATTAGATATCGTTTTCCAATCTGCAGAACCTACAGAACGTCCCAAGTTTCTTGTTGTTTGTCCAACAAGCGTTCTCCCTCACTGGGAACACACATTAGCAACGCATTTGCCTACAGTAAGTATTTTTTCTTTTCATGGTCCGAATAAACCTGAACATCTGCCTCCTGTCGATGTGATTATCACCTCATATGGCACTCTAAGACAAAACTATGCCAAGTTTTACAAGATTTCATTTACCGTAACGGTATTCGATGAAATTCATATGGCTAAGAACAAAAATAGCCAAATTCACAAGATTCTTTGTCGATTGGACTCCCAAATGAAATTGGGTTTAACAGGCACCCCTATAGAAAATAACCTTCTAGAGTTTAAAGGTCTCTTAGATATCATTCTCCCCAACTACCTCCCATCAGATGCTTTATTTAAAAAGCTCTTCACAAAAAAGCATACTGCTGAAGTAGATGATGAAATTATCCCTTCTCAAGATTTGTTATTAAAATTAACTCGGCCTTTCATCTTAAGAAGAACGAAAAAACTTGTTCTTCCTGAACTTCCTGAAAAAGTAGAGTCGATTATTCCTTGCACTTTGTCTCCAGAACAGAAGAAGTTGTATCTATCTACATTGAAAAGAGAAAAAGCGCAAATTGCACAACTGGAATCCCCAGAAGAACAAACAGTCAACTACCTCCACGTATTTGCATTGTTGAATCACTTAAAACAAATTTGTAACCATCCTGCTATTTTCTTTAAAAATCCTGATAAATACAGAGAACATGAATCAGGGAAATGGGAAGCTTTTGTACGTCTTCTCCATGATTCATTATCATCAGGCTATAAAGTGGTTGTCTTTTCACAATACATTCACATGATTCGCATTATCATGTTATATCTTGAAGAGATCGGGGTGAAATATGCCTCTATTCAAGGGAAATCCTTAAATAGAAAAGAGGAAATAGAATACTTTACTACAGATCCAGAGTGTCGAGTATTCGTAGGCTCGTTACTCGCAGCAGGAACAGGAATTAACCTCACTGCTGGAAATGTCGTAATTATGTACGACCGTTGGTGGAACCCTGCCAAAGAAAATCAAGCTTTGGATCGTGTCCATAGAATAGGACAGAAAAATACTGTATTTATTTATAAACTCATGACTGAGGATACATTAGAAGAACGTATCCACTACTTGATTGAAAAGAAAATTCGTCTATTAGACAAGGTGATTTCTACTCAAGATTCGAACATTCTCCACATGTTAAATCGAGAAGACCTCATTACCATTCTATCATACAAAGACGAACGTGGTGGAGTAGATGGGACTATAAGTAATACCTCAGAAGAAGATGAAGCATCTCTGTTCTAA